TTCTTCCGTGTGGAAGGGCGGATTGCAGCCGTTTTCGGCAATGGAGACGAGGCCTTCGCCAAGGTGCGTCTGCTGCTGAACACGCGCGCCCGCATCGTTGCTTATGCGGACCATCCCAAGGCCGATTATCATTCGTTCCTGCTTTCCAATCGCATCGAAATGGTTCGTGGTGCTTTTTTGCCCGAGCAGGTGGATGGTGCGGCGCTTGTTTTTGCTGCAACCGGTAACCCTGCCGAGGATCGCGCGGTCGTGGAAGCTGCCCGGAGGGCGAGAATTCCAGCCAATGCGGTCGACCAGCCGGACTATTGCGATTTCTTAACGCCAGCTCTCGTCAATCGTGCGCCGGTGGCCGTTGCGATTGGCACCGAAGGTGCCGGTCCGGTGCTGGCACAGATGATCCGTGCGCAGGTCGATCAGTTGCTTTCTCCATCGCTCGGCCGCCTCGCCGATCTTGCCACGAGCTACCGCAGGACTGTCGAACATCTCCTTCCGCGCGGCATCGCCAGAAGGGTCTTCTGGCGCCGGTTCTTCTCTGGTCGAGTGGCCGACGCCGTTGCAAACGGCAATCTTGCCGAAGCGCGGCGTGCTGCAAACGGCCTCCTGCGCTCGGCGGAAAAGGTTGACGGCCGCGTCTGGCTCGTCGGTGCCGGCCCTGGAGCCGAAGATCTGCTGACCTTGCGCGCCCAGCGCGTGATGATGGAAGCCGACGTCATCGTTTTCGATGCGCTGGTGCCGCAGGCGATCGTCGATATGGGCCGCCGCGATGCCGAGCGTCTTTCGGTCGGCAAGCGCAAGGGTTGCCATTCGAAATCGCAGGAAGAGATCAACGATTTGCTTGTCCAGCTCGGGCGCCAGGGCAAGCGTGTCGTGCGTCTGAAATCCGGCGATCCACTCGTCTATGGCCGGGCAGGGGAGGAGATGGCGGCGCTGCGTACTGCAGGCATCGGCTACGAGGTGGTTCCGGGTATCACTTCCGCTTTTGCCGCTGCGGCGGATTTCGAGCTGCCGCTGACGCTGCGCGGCGTTGCCTCCTCGCTGGTCTTTACGACCGGGCATGACCTGACGGGCGACGTGCTGCCCGATTGGGCAAGCCTTGCCGTATCTGGCGCGACGATCGCCGTCTATATGGGACGTACGGTCGCAGCTTCGGTCGCCGAGCGGCTGATGAGCGCTGGGCTTCCCGCCGAGACGACCGTTGCCGTCGTCGAGAACGCAAGCCGTGCGGACCGTCGCCTACTGCATGGCATTCTGCGTGACCTTCCCGACTTGCAGCATCGTAACGAGTTGACGGGACCGGTCATGGTCATTATCGGCGATGCCGTCGCAGGCGCCAATTTCGAACTGTCAGAGCCGCTGGTGCGCCGTGAGGCGACCGCGCCGGAATTTGCAAGGAGCTGAACATGGTCGACAAGGTTCTGACCGCCAACAGGCTGACGGATGGCGTGGCCGTCTGGCTTAGCGCCAGCGGCGAGTGGGTAACCTCGCTGCAGGATGCGCTCGTCGCACGCCATGCTGAGGCCGTGGCGGCTTTGGAAGAGATCGGCAAGAAGGCCTATGCCGACAACAAGGTCGTTGACGTTGCTGTCATCGAAGTTCAGGAAACCGGCGGAGTTCTATGGCCGCTGCGCCTCCGCGAGCGCATCCGCGCCCAGGGCCCGACCATGGAATATGCGCCTGGCTACAAGCCGGCCGATCCCGAATTCATTGCAGTCTGAGGAAGCTGATGTACCGTTACGACGAATTTGACCACGCCTTTGTCGCCGAGCGCGTCGAGCAGTTTCGCGACCAGGTCCAGCGCCGTCTGTCAGGTGAGCTTGCCGAGGATGCGTTCAAGCCGCTGCGCCTGATGAACGGCGTCTATTTGCAGCTCCATGCCTATATGCTGCGTATAGCCATCCCCTACGGCACGCTCTCCTCGCGCCAGATGCGCATGCTCGCCCATATCGCCCGCACCTACGATCGCGGCTACGGCCACTTCACGACCCGGCAGAACCTGCAGTTCAACTGGCCGAAACTCTCCGACATGCCGGACGT
Above is a window of Rhizobium etli 8C-3 DNA encoding:
- the cysG gene encoding siroheme synthase CysG, whose translation is MPSSNEQLSVFPAFFRVEGRIAAVFGNGDEAFAKVRLLLNTRARIVAYADHPKADYHSFLLSNRIEMVRGAFLPEQVDGAALVFAATGNPAEDRAVVEAARRARIPANAVDQPDYCDFLTPALVNRAPVAVAIGTEGAGPVLAQMIRAQVDQLLSPSLGRLADLATSYRRTVEHLLPRGIARRVFWRRFFSGRVADAVANGNLAEARRAANGLLRSAEKVDGRVWLVGAGPGAEDLLTLRAQRVMMEADVIVFDALVPQAIVDMGRRDAERLSVGKRKGCHSKSQEEINDLLVQLGRQGKRVVRLKSGDPLVYGRAGEEMAALRTAGIGYEVVPGITSAFAAAADFELPLTLRGVASSLVFTTGHDLTGDVLPDWASLAVSGATIAVYMGRTVAASVAERLMSAGLPAETTVAVVENASRADRRLLHGILRDLPDLQHRNELTGPVMVIIGDAVAGANFELSEPLVRREATAPEFARS
- a CDS encoding DUF2849 domain-containing protein, with translation MVDKVLTANRLTDGVAVWLSASGEWVTSLQDALVARHAEAVAALEEIGKKAYADNKVVDVAVIEVQETGGVLWPLRLRERIRAQGPTMEYAPGYKPADPEFIAV